A genomic segment from Aegilops tauschii subsp. strangulata cultivar AL8/78 chromosome 1, Aet v6.0, whole genome shotgun sequence encodes:
- the LOC109787180 gene encoding probable histone chaperone ASF1A, protein MSAVNITNVAVLDNPTAFLNPFQFEISYECLVPLDDDLEWKLTYVGSAEDETYDQQLESVLVGPVNVGTYRFVFQADPPDPLKIREEDIIGVTVLLLTCSYVGQEFMRVGYYVNNDYDEEQLREEPPAKLLLDRVQRNILADKPRVTKFPINFHPEPATSSEQPQQDAEQQQQPTSPEPQTAPVEPHMAPLENVPIAADQ, encoded by the exons atgagcgCGGTGAACATCACCAACGTGGCGGTGCTGGACAACCCCACCGCCTTCCTCAACCCCTTCCAGTTCGAGATCTCCTACGAGTGCCTCGTCCCGCTCGACGACG ATCTGGAATGGAAGCTCACATATGTTGGATCAGCTGAAGATGAAACCTATGATCAACAACTTGAGAGCGTGCTTGTTGGACCTGTCAATGTTGGGACCTACCGTTTCGTCTTCCAG GCTGACCCACCGGACCCTTTAAAGATCCGCGAAGAAGACATCATTGGTGTCACTGTGCTGCTGTTGACATGCTCCTACGTGGGTCAGGAGTTCATGAGGGTTGGTTATTATGTGAACAATGATTACGATGAGGAGCAGCTGAGAGAAGAGCCCCCGGCAAAGCTATTACTTGACAGGGTGCAGAGAAACATTCTGGCTGACAAGCCCCGTGTCACCAAGTTCCCAATCAACTTCCACCCTGAACCTGCCACGAGCTCAGAACAGCCGCAACAGGATGCagaacagcagcagcagccgacTTCACCGGAACCACAGACGGCTCCAGTAGAGCCACATATGGCGCCACTAGAGAATGTCCCCATTGCCGCCGACCAATGA
- the LOC109787181 gene encoding uncharacterized protein, whose protein sequence is MAEKGSKKDIGSVLMQAMLAAKTVRAQRDRLLQLQHRLQDLQADADAEANGDAKLGGLASNLFEVYYIGLEAGARMLTACVEIAVKKGVRFAPPNLAFAVMPDEQLHDALLAQQFPARPRSQAQALDRVMAAVLAIKLLEEHLLPRCVECLAGGKAPVPGKTPGSSSPDSSPDRDDGPDPVAAATEALAKVDLSNDPDATAKPGSSKARQAARGGGGGGDVNKSLDYLYRACRIASLAVKHIDVAVTVLSRFMEPKRLASLAEFCDDHAYISEGGFYLASD, encoded by the exons ATGGCAGAGAAGGGGAGCAAGAAGGACATCGGATCCGTCCTCATGCAGGCCATGCTGGCCGCCAAGACGGTGCGGGCGCAGCGCGACCGCCTCctgcagctccagcaccgcctgcAGGACCTCCAGGCCGACGCCGACGCGGAGGCGAACGGCGACGCCAAGCTCGGGGGGCTCGCGTCCAACCTCTTCGAGGTCTACTACATCGGCCTGGAGGCCGGCGCCCGCATGCTCACGGCCTGCGTCGAGATCGCCGTCAAGAAGGGCGTTCGCTTCGCCCCGCCCAACCTGGCTTTCGCAGTCATGCCCGACGAGCAGCTCCACGACGCGCTGCTCGCGCAGCAGTTCCCGGCCCGCCCCAGGTCCCAGGCCCAGGCCCTCGACCGCGTCATGGCCGCCGTCTTGGCCATCAAGCTGCTGGAGGAGCACCTCCTCCCGCGCTGCGTCGAGTGCCTCGCCGGCGGCAAGGCCCCCGTCCCCGGCAAGACCCCCGGCTCCTCCTCGCCCGACAGCAGCCCCGACAGGGACGATGGCCCGGACccggtcgccgccgccaccgaggCCCTCGCCAAGGTCGACCTCTCCAACGACCCGGACGCCACCGCCAAGCCCGGCTCCAGCAAAGCCCGTCAGGCAGccagaggcggcggcggcggcggcgacgtgaACAAGTCGCTCGACTACCTGTACCGCGCGTGCAGGATCGCGAGCCTCGCCGTGAAGCACATCGACGTCGCCGTCACCGTCCTCTCCCGCTTCATGGAGCCCAAGAGGCTCGCCAGCCTCGCCGAGTTCTGCGACGACCACGCCTACATCTCCGAG GGGGGCTTCTATCTAGCATCCGATTGA